Sequence from the Miscanthus floridulus cultivar M001 chromosome 16, ASM1932011v1, whole genome shotgun sequence genome:
GCAGCAGGAGTAATTTGAACAATACTACTTGAAGTGGCAAGACCAAGCACGCCCAGTCCTCTAAAATGTTGGCTCACGAGTTGTCGATTCATGATAAAAAGCTTTGAACTCTGCGATCAGCTGCACTACATGCCATCAGGTAGCAGCCTGGTCAGCCTCCTGGATGTCACCCACCCCCTCACCTGCCAAGCCGATGAGGGCATCATCCAGCTCAGTGTCCACACTTTCTTCCAGGTTGAATATTGCAGTCAGAGCAGCAATGATGTCAGCAGGAAGAGGACCACTGAACATTGCCATATACTCCTGCAGAGCGATCTCAATTGGTTCAAGTTCATTGAAAATTCCCAACTTGCGGCACATGTTACGTTGAGCATGCCGCCCTGCGTCAACGGTCTTTTGCTGGATAGGCGTGCACTACGCCGAACTGAGGACATATCAAATACGCGACGATTTCGGCGTCGTGGGGGTGCTGCAGGTGCTGGAAAAGTACTCGGAGCAGGGGTCTGGAGTACTGGTTCAGGCGGATTGTTGAAGAGGTTGGATAAGTTCTTCCCTTGGGCTGTTGTTGCGCTGCTGCATCTAATGTTGCCGAGCTGGGGACCAGGGGCCGGGCACACCAACTGTGGTGAGTTGCTGAAGAGGCTGTACGTGCTATTGTCGTGGACTGCTGCAGTATCTTGGTGCCTAGAGTTGGCAAGGTTGTTGTAAGTTTGCTCTGCAAAGTCAGGAGCCAAACCTTCAAAGAGCTGGTGAAAGTCAGCCGCTGATGCGTTGATGGTTGGCGAAGCGGGGAGCGGACCTTGATAGACAATGGCCAAGTCCTCAATCAAGCCAAATTGAAGCAGAGCCTGATCCACGGCATCCACCGACAAAGCAGCAGCAGAAGGGGCTTGATGCACAGTGTTGGTTTCTGTAGGAATAGCTGACAGGATTCTCTTGAAGATGTTGGCCACTGGGATTAGAGCCGCATTTCTCACCAAATTTGTACAAATGTTGCCAGTCGAGGCTTCTTTCCCAGCATTCATAGGGCCTCCCATTGTCAGCTTGGGTGAGAAGTTCATGTCCTTTGCAGCCTGTGAGTCTTGTGCTGCGGTTGGATCCAAAGTATGACTGTGTACTACTTGTGCTCCAGTCAGCTTTGAATTGACGGCTGCAAGTGCAGGCAGGACTTGTTCCTTTACCAGCCCAGCGAGGCAAGTGTTGAGGTCGTTACACAGGGTCACCATTAGTGCCATGAGCTTGTCCTGAATAGTGGCCATTCCTTGCGCCAGTAGCTCTTCAACCCTGTTTTGTTTGAGGTTGTCACTAAAATCATGGTTCTCGCTGTTGTCTGAACACCGGTCATGCGGTTGCTGATTCATGTCAACAACCGAGCGGACGTCCTTGTAGCATTGGCCGTGTTCATGTGATCTGCGGTCATCTCCATGGCCATGTCTGCCACCCCCACAATCGCGTGTGCCGATGTGATTGTTGCCTCGGCCATGGTCGCCCAAACCACGAGCCATACTTCCATCTCGTGCATTGTGGTGGCCAGCGTAGGCATTGCTCTCCCTGAAATGGCGTCCATCCCGTGCGCTGTGGTGGTCAGCATGGGCATCGCTCTCCCTGAATTGGCGCTTTGTAGTTGTTGAGGTTATGCCtggcacggtggcggccacataaCGCTGCAGCTGAAGGTTGTCCTGGCATAAATGTGCTTTGTGTCCGAAATGGTGGCAGACGAAGCAGCGAACAGGGTCCCTGCAAACAGATGCCCTATGGTCTCTAGAAAGACAACGGAAGCATCTTCCTTTTGTTCTCGCCTGAAACAGCCGAGGAGCGAGTGTCTGGGGGTGAATTGTGCTTCCTGAAATTGCTTGCATCTCGTCTTCTTTGATCTATGGCTGGCTGGCAGCTTGAATGCTTGTCCCTCCTCCACCAGTATGGACTCTT
This genomic interval carries:
- the LOC136511530 gene encoding uncharacterized protein, translating into MQAISGSTIHPQTLAPRLFQARTKGRCFRCLSRDHRASVCRDPVRCFVCHHFGHKAHLCQDNLQLQRYVAATVPGITSTTTKRQFRESDAHADHHSARDGRHFRESNAYAGHHNARDGSMARGLGDHGRGNNHIGTRDCGGGRHGHGDDRRSHEHGQCYKDVRSVVDMNQQPHDRCSDNSENHDFSDNLKQNRVEELLAQGMATIQDKLMALMVTLCNDLNTCLAGLVKEQVLPALAAVNSKLTGAQVVHSHTLDPTAAQDSQAAKDMNFSPKLTMGGPMNAGKEASTGNICTNLVRNAALIPVANIFKRILSAIPTETNTVHQAPSAAALSVDAVDQALLQFGLIEDLAIVYQGPLPASPTINASAADFHQLFEGLAPDFAEQTYNNLANSRHQDTAAVHDNSTYSLFSNSPQLVCPAPGPQLGNIRCSSATTAQGKNLSNLFNNPPEPVLQTPAPSTFPAPAAPPRRRNRRVFDMSSVRRSARLSSKRPLTQGGMLNVTCAASWEFSMNLNQLRSLCRSIWQCSVVLFLLTSLLL